The proteins below come from a single Comamonas antarctica genomic window:
- a CDS encoding DUF2760 domain-containing protein: MNPTPPSFLSRIAIAMSSFFAILGDARFAAGVVRLRNGEGFAADAPVAQAPVAAPAPVAAPAPVAAAPAPAPAAPAETSALQLLGLLQREARFVDFVQEDTTGYSDADIGAATRVVHAGCRKVLAEHFTLEPVRSEAEGSRVTLPAGFDASAVRLTGNVVGQAPFTGTLGHRGWRVSATRLPQLTDAKAASVIAQAEVEL; this comes from the coding sequence ATGAACCCAACTCCTCCCTCCTTCCTGTCGCGCATTGCAATTGCCATGAGCAGCTTCTTTGCGATCCTGGGCGATGCGCGTTTCGCCGCCGGCGTGGTGCGCCTGCGCAATGGCGAAGGCTTTGCCGCCGATGCCCCGGTGGCGCAGGCCCCGGTGGCCGCGCCCGCTCCCGTGGCCGCACCCGCTCCGGTGGCGGCAGCGCCCGCGCCGGCACCGGCCGCACCTGCCGAAACCAGCGCCCTGCAGCTGCTGGGCCTGCTGCAGCGCGAAGCGCGCTTCGTTGACTTCGTGCAGGAAGACACCACCGGCTACAGCGACGCCGACATCGGCGCGGCGACGCGCGTGGTGCATGCCGGCTGCCGCAAGGTGCTGGCCGAGCATTTCACGCTGGAGCCGGTGCGCAGCGAAGCCGAAGGCAGCCGCGTGACGCTGCCCGCGGGCTTCGACGCCAGCGCCGTGCGCCTCACGGGCAATGTCGTCGGCCAGGCGCCGTTCACGGGCACGCTGGGCCACCGCGGCTGGCGTGTCAGCGCCACGCGCCTGCCCCAGCTGACCGACGCCAAGGCGGCCAGCGTGATCGCGCAGGCCGAGGTCGAACTGTGA
- the cphA gene encoding cyanophycin synthetase — protein MQITRIRALRGPNLWTRSTAIEAIVQCEPNEQCYTEISGFEEKLRARFPTIAPLQPHGADQRLSLAHVLEVAALSLQAQAGCPVTFSRTHATIEDRTFQVIVEYTEEAVGKLAVEKALALIDAAQNETAFDAEKAIAELRELDEDERIGPSTGAIVDAAVARGIPFRRLTTGSLVQLGWGAKARRIQAAEIDSTSAVAESIAQDKDLTKRLLHSAGVPVPLGRPVESVDEAWEVALEVGLPVVVKPQDGNQGKGVTVNLTERSQLAAAYASASKYGTVMVERFLPGHDFRLLVVGDQLVAAARREPPQVLGDGQHTVRELVDIVNQDPRRGTGHGTALTKIRLDDIAVAHIAAEGLNPESVPAQGQRVVLRNNANLSTGGSATDVTDDVHPEIAARAVEAAQTIGLHICGVDVVCETMLRPLEEQNGGVVEVNAAPGLRMHLAPSFGRPRNVGVPMVDQLFAHGQDGRIPVIAVTGTNGKTTTARIIGHLFAAHGMRVGMTNTDGVYVNGRQIDSGDCSGPRSARNVLAHPEVDAAVLECARGGILREGLGFDRCQVAVVTNVGEGDHLGLNFITTVEDLAVLKRVIVQNVAPTGYGVLNAIDPHVAAMASVCPGKIIYFAADRHHPVMATHRAQGNRVVYVDGDSIVAAEGSWRETIPLRDVPITRAGTIGFQVENVMAATAAAWGANLPWETIRRGLSGFVNDSDNAPGRFNVMDYRGATIIADYGHNPDAMRALVQAVEAMPAKKRSVVISGAGDRRDQDISEQTKILGQAFDDVILYQDACQRGRADGEVLQLLQQGLAGATRTGYVTEIQGEFVAIDHALSRLQPGDLCLVLIDQVELALAHLQKHVDEASAATAA, from the coding sequence ATGCAGATCACCCGCATCCGCGCCTTGCGTGGCCCCAACCTCTGGACCCGCAGCACCGCCATCGAAGCCATCGTGCAGTGCGAGCCCAACGAGCAGTGCTACACCGAGATTTCGGGTTTCGAGGAAAAGCTGCGCGCGCGCTTTCCCACCATCGCGCCGCTGCAGCCGCATGGCGCCGACCAGCGCCTGTCGCTGGCGCATGTGCTCGAAGTCGCGGCGCTGTCGCTGCAGGCCCAGGCCGGCTGCCCCGTGACCTTCAGCCGCACCCACGCCACGATCGAGGACCGGACCTTCCAGGTCATCGTCGAGTACACCGAGGAGGCCGTGGGCAAGCTGGCCGTGGAGAAGGCGCTGGCGCTGATCGACGCAGCGCAGAACGAAACCGCGTTCGACGCCGAGAAAGCCATTGCCGAGCTGCGCGAACTCGATGAGGACGAGCGCATCGGCCCCTCGACCGGCGCGATCGTCGACGCCGCCGTCGCGCGCGGCATTCCGTTCCGCCGCCTGACCACGGGTTCGCTGGTGCAGCTGGGCTGGGGCGCGAAGGCGCGCCGCATCCAGGCCGCCGAGATCGACAGCACCAGCGCCGTCGCCGAATCGATTGCCCAGGACAAGGACCTGACCAAGCGCCTGCTGCACTCGGCGGGCGTGCCCGTGCCGCTGGGCCGGCCGGTCGAGTCGGTCGACGAAGCCTGGGAGGTCGCGCTCGAAGTCGGCCTGCCGGTCGTGGTCAAGCCCCAGGACGGCAACCAGGGCAAGGGCGTCACGGTCAACCTCACCGAGCGCAGCCAGCTGGCCGCGGCCTATGCCTCGGCGTCCAAATACGGCACGGTGATGGTCGAGCGCTTCCTGCCCGGCCATGATTTCCGCCTGCTGGTCGTGGGCGACCAGCTGGTCGCGGCCGCGCGCCGCGAGCCGCCCCAGGTGCTGGGCGACGGCCAGCACACGGTGCGCGAGCTGGTCGACATCGTCAACCAGGACCCGCGCCGCGGCACGGGCCACGGCACGGCGCTGACCAAGATCCGCCTCGACGACATTGCCGTGGCGCACATTGCCGCCGAGGGCCTGAACCCCGAATCGGTGCCGGCCCAGGGCCAGCGCGTGGTGCTGCGCAACAACGCCAACCTGTCGACCGGCGGCAGCGCCACCGACGTCACCGACGACGTGCACCCCGAGATCGCGGCGCGCGCGGTCGAGGCCGCGCAGACCATCGGCCTGCACATCTGCGGTGTCGACGTGGTCTGCGAAACCATGCTGCGTCCGCTCGAGGAGCAAAACGGCGGCGTGGTCGAGGTCAATGCCGCGCCCGGCCTGCGCATGCACCTCGCCCCCTCGTTCGGCCGGCCGCGCAATGTCGGCGTGCCCATGGTCGACCAGCTGTTCGCCCATGGCCAGGACGGCCGCATCCCGGTGATCGCGGTCACCGGCACCAACGGCAAGACCACCACCGCGCGCATCATCGGCCACCTGTTCGCGGCCCATGGCATGCGCGTGGGCATGACCAACACCGACGGTGTCTACGTCAACGGCCGCCAGATCGACAGCGGCGACTGCTCGGGTCCGCGCAGCGCGCGCAACGTGCTGGCGCATCCCGAAGTCGATGCCGCAGTGCTCGAATGCGCGCGCGGCGGCATCCTGCGCGAAGGCCTGGGCTTCGACCGCTGCCAGGTCGCCGTGGTCACCAACGTCGGCGAAGGCGACCACCTGGGCCTGAACTTCATCACCACCGTCGAAGACCTGGCCGTGCTCAAGCGCGTGATCGTGCAGAACGTCGCGCCCACCGGCTATGGCGTGCTCAATGCCATCGACCCGCACGTCGCGGCCATGGCCAGCGTCTGCCCGGGCAAGATCATCTACTTCGCCGCCGACCGCCACCACCCGGTGATGGCCACGCACCGCGCGCAGGGCAACCGCGTGGTCTATGTCGACGGCGACTCCATCGTCGCGGCCGAAGGCTCGTGGCGCGAGACCATTCCGCTGCGCGACGTGCCGATCACGCGCGCCGGCACCATCGGCTTCCAGGTCGAGAACGTCATGGCCGCCACGGCCGCGGCCTGGGGCGCCAACCTGCCCTGGGAAACCATCCGCCGCGGCCTGTCGGGCTTCGTCAACGACAGCGACAACGCGCCCGGCCGCTTCAACGTCATGGACTACCGCGGTGCAACCATCATTGCCGACTACGGCCACAACCCGGACGCCATGCGCGCGCTGGTCCAGGCCGTCGAAGCCATGCCGGCGAAAAAGCGCAGCGTGGTGATCAGCGGCGCCGGCGACCGCCGCGACCAGGACATCAGCGAGCAGACCAAGATCCTGGGCCAGGCGTTTGACGATGTGATCCTCTACCAGGATGCCTGCCAGCGCGGCCGTGCCGACGGCGAAGTGCTGCAGCTGCTGCAGCAGGGCCTGGCCGGCGCCACGCGCACCGGCTATGTCACCGAGATCCAGGGCGAGTTCGTGGCCATCGACCACGCACTGTCGCGCCTGCAGCCCGGCGACCTGTGCCTGGTGCTGATCGACCAGGTCGAGCTGGCGCTGGCCCATCTGCAAAAGCACGTCGATGAGGCTTCGGCCGCCACCGCGGCCTGA
- a CDS encoding CreA family protein, with the protein MRNAALKSLLLLALAGCGAGHAETIGSVDTVFKLIGPDHKIVVDAYDDPKVQGVTCYVSRARTGGIKGELGLAEDRAEASISCHQTGAIAIAAPLPQQEEVFSERSSLLFKRLRVVRMIDAKRNTLVYMTYTDRVIEGSPQNSVTAVTVPAATPIPVRK; encoded by the coding sequence ATGCGCAACGCTGCCCTCAAGTCCCTGCTGCTGCTGGCGCTGGCCGGCTGCGGCGCGGGCCACGCCGAGACCATAGGCTCGGTGGACACGGTGTTCAAGCTCATCGGCCCGGACCACAAGATCGTCGTCGATGCGTATGACGATCCCAAGGTGCAGGGCGTGACCTGCTATGTCTCGCGCGCGCGCACCGGCGGCATCAAGGGCGAGCTGGGCCTGGCCGAAGACCGCGCCGAAGCTTCGATCAGCTGCCACCAGACCGGTGCGATCGCGATTGCCGCGCCGCTGCCGCAGCAGGAAGAAGTCTTCAGCGAGCGCTCCTCGCTGCTGTTCAAGCGCCTGCGCGTGGTGCGCATGATCGATGCCAAGCGCAACACGCTGGTCTACATGACCTATACCGACCGCGTGATCGAAGGCTCGCCGCAAAACAGCGTCACGGCCGTGACGGTGCCCGCGGCGACGCCGATTCCGGTGCGCAAATAG
- a CDS encoding Hsp70 family protein, whose product MALYIVGIDLGTSHTLLAYAPADGSAPVALLPIAQRVSAAEIGAGPLLPSLRYQAGEGELAPDTWHQPWPPLGASAAAPALLGRYAQDLGAQVPGRLVSSAKSWLSHAGVDRSAAILPWGAPEGVHRISPLQASASYLAHLRAAWDAQFPAAPLAQQELVLTVPASFDEGARALTLEAAQLAGLPPLRLLEEPQAALHDWLLMQSAQVGAALQGTEWLLVVDIGGGTTDLSLVQVTQTDGQPELARRGVGTHLMLGGDNMDLALAHGLEAELAPPQPRLSAARFAQLVQRCRVAKEQLLAPDAPEAVTVTLLGSGTQLLGGARSAQLQRDTVRQQLLEGFFPLQPRDARPQQRQSGLLSWGLPYPADAAITRHLAAFLQAHAGVLGASGVPDSVLFNGGVFHGTAIAERVVDQLMQWRGAPVRVLVNPHPDWAVARGAVAHGLARAQPVAGAKAGAMPGLRIGGGSARSYFLRLDDGDALRAICLLPQGSEEGVAVRLEDQRFALRLGQAVRFHLLAATALGQVPAGAVRDLAGEELVHLPPLTAMLPAPPGRERAQVEVQLQAMMTDIGTLEVRCVSVQDPQQSWPLEFAVRGEAPAAAAAPAAARDPALAQAIAQIDRIFGGHDQGVAAKEVRQLRSSLEKILGAREAWDLALLRTLFDALLARARRRRRTPEHERSWLNLAGYCLRPGVGAELDAWRIDQVWALHAQGIAHAQESGNWAEWWIFWRRAAAGLSEERQMQLLEDVAGHMQQAGQRAQGKGSALGSYDDMVRLFAVMENVPWAYRLEMGQWMLDRLRKPHEPVQTWWALGRLCSRVPLGPAGAHQIIPPEQLDPFLEAVLAQDWRHNDSAMFAAVQMARMTGDRARDLSDTQRAPVLARLQQQRAPANWQAMVAGVVELDAVEQRRSFGESLPPGLVLLG is encoded by the coding sequence ATGGCGCTGTATATCGTCGGCATCGACCTGGGCACCAGCCATACGCTGCTGGCCTATGCGCCTGCCGACGGCAGCGCGCCCGTGGCACTGCTGCCGATTGCGCAGCGCGTATCGGCCGCGGAGATCGGCGCCGGGCCGTTGCTGCCTTCGCTGCGCTACCAGGCGGGCGAGGGCGAACTCGCGCCCGACACCTGGCATCAGCCCTGGCCGCCCCTGGGTGCCAGCGCGGCGGCTCCCGCCTTGCTGGGACGCTATGCGCAGGACCTGGGCGCGCAGGTGCCGGGCCGGCTGGTGAGCAGCGCCAAGAGCTGGCTGTCGCATGCGGGCGTGGACCGCAGCGCGGCCATCCTGCCCTGGGGCGCGCCCGAGGGCGTGCACAGGATCTCGCCGCTGCAGGCCAGCGCCAGCTATCTCGCGCACCTGCGCGCGGCCTGGGATGCGCAGTTTCCCGCTGCGCCGCTGGCGCAGCAGGAACTGGTGCTCACGGTGCCCGCATCGTTCGACGAAGGCGCGCGCGCGCTGACGCTCGAAGCCGCGCAGCTCGCCGGCCTGCCGCCGCTGCGCCTACTCGAAGAACCCCAGGCCGCGCTGCATGACTGGCTGCTGATGCAGTCGGCGCAGGTGGGTGCGGCCTTGCAGGGCACGGAGTGGCTGCTGGTCGTCGATATCGGCGGCGGCACCACCGATCTGAGCCTGGTGCAGGTCACGCAGACCGATGGCCAGCCCGAACTCGCGCGCCGCGGCGTGGGCACGCACCTGATGCTCGGCGGCGACAACATGGATCTGGCGCTGGCGCATGGCCTCGAAGCCGAACTGGCTCCGCCGCAGCCGCGTTTGTCGGCCGCGCGCTTTGCCCAGTTGGTGCAGCGCTGCCGCGTGGCCAAGGAGCAGCTGCTCGCGCCCGACGCGCCCGAAGCCGTCACCGTCACGCTGCTGGGCAGTGGCACGCAGTTGCTGGGCGGCGCACGTTCGGCGCAGCTGCAGCGCGACACCGTGCGCCAGCAATTGCTCGAAGGATTCTTCCCGCTGCAGCCCCGCGACGCGCGGCCGCAGCAGCGCCAGTCGGGCCTGCTGTCCTGGGGCCTGCCCTATCCCGCCGATGCGGCCATCACGCGCCATCTCGCGGCGTTCCTGCAGGCCCATGCGGGCGTGCTGGGGGCGTCCGGCGTGCCCGACAGCGTGCTGTTCAATGGCGGCGTGTTCCATGGCACGGCGATTGCCGAACGCGTCGTGGATCAGCTCATGCAATGGCGCGGCGCGCCAGTGCGCGTGCTGGTCAATCCGCATCCCGACTGGGCCGTGGCGCGCGGCGCCGTGGCCCACGGCCTGGCGCGCGCCCAGCCGGTAGCGGGTGCAAAGGCGGGTGCGATGCCCGGCCTGCGCATCGGCGGCGGCTCGGCACGCAGCTACTTCTTGCGGCTCGACGACGGCGACGCGCTGCGCGCGATCTGCCTCCTGCCGCAAGGCAGCGAAGAGGGCGTGGCGGTGCGCCTCGAAGACCAGCGCTTTGCGCTGCGCCTGGGCCAGGCGGTGCGCTTTCATCTGCTGGCCGCGACGGCGCTGGGCCAGGTGCCCGCCGGTGCGGTGCGCGATCTGGCCGGAGAGGAACTGGTGCACCTGCCGCCGCTCACGGCCATGCTGCCCGCACCGCCCGGGCGCGAGCGCGCCCAGGTCGAGGTGCAACTGCAGGCAATGATGACCGACATCGGCACGCTCGAAGTGCGCTGCGTGTCGGTGCAGGATCCGCAGCAGAGCTGGCCGCTGGAATTCGCCGTGCGCGGCGAAGCTCCGGCCGCGGCCGCAGCCCCGGCAGCGGCACGCGATCCCGCGCTGGCGCAGGCCATCGCGCAGATCGACCGCATCTTCGGCGGCCACGACCAGGGCGTCGCGGCCAAGGAAGTGCGGCAACTGCGCAGCAGCCTGGAGAAGATACTGGGCGCGCGCGAAGCCTGGGACCTGGCGCTGCTGCGCACGCTGTTCGACGCGCTGCTGGCGCGCGCGCGCCGGCGCCGGCGCACGCCCGAGCATGAGCGCAGCTGGCTCAATCTCGCCGGCTACTGCCTGCGCCCGGGCGTGGGCGCGGAACTCGACGCCTGGCGCATCGACCAGGTCTGGGCGCTGCACGCCCAGGGCATTGCCCACGCGCAGGAAAGCGGCAACTGGGCCGAATGGTGGATCTTCTGGCGCCGCGCGGCAGCGGGCCTTTCCGAGGAACGCCAGATGCAGCTGCTCGAAGACGTTGCCGGCCACATGCAGCAGGCCGGGCAGCGCGCGCAGGGCAAGGGCTCGGCGCTGGGAAGTTACGACGACATGGTGCGCCTGTTCGCGGTCATGGAGAACGTGCCCTGGGCCTACCGGCTCGAGATGGGGCAGTGGATGCTCGACCGGCTGCGCAAGCCCCATGAGCCGGTGCAGACCTGGTGGGCGCTGGGGCGGCTGTGCAGCCGCGTGCCGCTGGGACCGGCGGGCGCGCACCAGATCATTCCACCCGAGCAACTCGACCCGTTCCTCGAAGCGGTGCTGGCCCAGGACTGGCGCCACAACGACAGCGCGATGTTTGCCGCAGTGCAGATGGCGCGCATGACCGGCGACCGCGCACGCGACCTGAGCGACACCCAGCGCGCGCCGGTGCTGGCGCGCCTGCAGCAGCAGCGTGCGCCGGCGAATTGGCAGGCGATGGTGGCCGGCGTGGTGGAACTCGATGCGGTCGAGCAGCGCCGGAGTTTCGGCGAGAGCCTGCCGCCAGGGTTGGTGTTGCTGGGTTGA
- a CDS encoding Hsp70 family protein gives MSGARYSIGIDLGTTHCALSWVDHAASDGDQVVHGVLDIPQLTGPAAVEAKPLLPSFLYLPHESELTPGDLALPWGAQQDFAVGELARTRGAATPIRLVSSAKSWLCHPGVDRRAPLLPADAPEEVHRISPLTASIRYLSHLRWAWEQAHPEAPFDAQDVTVTIPASFDPAARELTAEAARAAGFQQLTLLEEPQAALYSWIQGSAGDWRKQVRPGDVILVVDVGGGTTDLSLMAVLENAGELSLQRVAVGEHILLGGDNMDLALAYGVARKLAAEGRQLDAWQTRALAHACRAAKEALLGDASLDSVPVVVPSRGSKLIGGSVRTEVTRAELTQILVDGFFPQVAVSDKPVVRARAALTQLGLPYAQDAAVTRHLAAFLSRQAGATEAIEGLQGSQPAGAGFLHPSAVLFNGGVLKSDLLAERLLNVINGWLAAEGAAPARLLGGADLDLAVARGAAYFGYVRHGRGVRIRGGAAQSYYVGVESNMPAIPGMEPPLSALCLAPFGMEEGTEVTLDAQEFGLVVGEPVRLRFFGSSTRRSDQVGSLLEFWGPEELVELQEIEIFLPAQGRAPGEVVAVRLHASVTDIGTLELHAVPLGSDERWKVEFDVRTTS, from the coding sequence GTGAGCGGCGCGCGCTACAGCATCGGCATCGACCTGGGCACCACGCATTGCGCGCTGTCGTGGGTCGATCATGCGGCCAGCGACGGCGACCAGGTCGTGCACGGTGTGCTCGACATCCCGCAGCTGACCGGGCCCGCGGCCGTCGAAGCCAAGCCGCTGCTGCCCTCGTTTCTCTACCTGCCGCATGAAAGCGAACTCACGCCTGGCGACCTGGCGCTGCCCTGGGGCGCGCAGCAGGACTTTGCCGTCGGCGAACTCGCGCGCACGCGCGGCGCGGCCACGCCGATCCGCCTCGTGAGCAGCGCCAAGAGCTGGCTGTGCCATCCCGGCGTCGACCGGCGCGCGCCGCTGCTGCCCGCCGATGCGCCCGAGGAAGTGCACCGCATCTCGCCGCTCACGGCCTCGATCCGCTACCTGTCGCACCTGCGCTGGGCCTGGGAGCAGGCGCATCCCGAGGCGCCGTTCGATGCGCAGGATGTCACGGTGACCATTCCCGCGTCGTTCGATCCGGCCGCGCGCGAACTCACGGCCGAAGCCGCGCGCGCCGCGGGCTTCCAGCAGCTGACGCTGCTCGAGGAGCCGCAGGCCGCGCTCTACAGCTGGATCCAGGGCAGCGCCGGCGACTGGCGCAAGCAGGTGCGTCCCGGCGATGTGATCCTGGTCGTCGACGTCGGCGGCGGCACCACCGACCTGTCGCTGATGGCCGTGCTCGAGAACGCGGGCGAGCTGAGCCTGCAGCGCGTGGCCGTGGGCGAACACATCCTGCTGGGCGGCGACAACATGGACCTGGCGCTGGCCTATGGCGTGGCGCGCAAGCTCGCGGCCGAAGGCCGCCAGCTCGATGCCTGGCAGACGCGCGCATTGGCCCATGCCTGCCGCGCGGCCAAGGAAGCGCTGCTCGGCGATGCCTCGCTGGACAGCGTGCCCGTGGTCGTGCCCAGCCGCGGCTCCAAGCTGATCGGCGGCTCGGTGCGCACCGAGGTCACGCGCGCCGAACTCACGCAGATCCTGGTCGACGGCTTCTTCCCGCAGGTCGCCGTGAGCGACAAGCCCGTGGTGCGCGCGCGCGCCGCGCTGACCCAGCTGGGCCTGCCCTACGCGCAGGACGCGGCCGTCACGCGCCACCTGGCGGCGTTCCTCTCGCGCCAGGCGGGCGCGACCGAAGCCATCGAAGGCCTGCAGGGTTCGCAGCCCGCGGGCGCGGGTTTCCTGCATCCCTCGGCGGTGCTGTTCAATGGCGGCGTGCTCAAGTCGGACCTGCTCGCCGAGCGCCTGCTGAACGTGATCAATGGCTGGCTCGCGGCCGAGGGCGCAGCACCCGCGCGTCTGCTCGGCGGTGCCGATCTCGATCTGGCGGTGGCGCGCGGCGCGGCCTATTTCGGCTACGTGCGGCACGGCCGCGGCGTGCGCATCCGCGGCGGCGCGGCGCAGTCGTATTACGTCGGCGTCGAGTCCAACATGCCCGCAATCCCGGGCATGGAGCCGCCGCTGTCGGCGCTGTGCCTGGCGCCGTTCGGCATGGAGGAGGGCACCGAAGTCACGCTCGATGCGCAGGAATTCGGCCTGGTCGTGGGCGAGCCCGTGCGGCTGCGCTTCTTCGGCTCGTCGACGCGCCGCAGCGACCAGGTCGGCAGCCTGCTTGAATTCTGGGGCCCCGAGGAACTGGTCGAACTGCAGGAAATCGAGATCTTCCTGCCGGCCCAGGGCCGCGCTCCCGGCGAGGTCGTGGCCGTGCGCCTGCACGCCAGCGTGACGGATATCGGCACGCTGGAATTGCATGCGGTTCCGCTGGGCAGCGACGAACGCTGGAAAGTGGAATTCGACGTCCGCACCACCAGCTGA
- the cphA gene encoding cyanophycin synthetase — protein MAKLNDIQLLRTNFLRGPSVWTYRPVLEVWLDLGELEDYPSNKIPGLNERLTSWLPDLIEHTCGVGERGGFIQRLEGGTWMGHVLEHVIIELLNLAGLPAEFGQTREISQRGVYRMVFRCPEEAVARVALEYGHKLLMAAINDEPFDLKPAIHAIKTAINDRYLGPSTGCIVDAAAERRIPHIRLNDGNLVQLGYGAAQRRIWTAESDQTSAIAEGIAQDKDFTKRLLAACGVPVPEGQVVANADEAWEVAQEIGTPVTVKPSDGNHARGVTLELHDEADIKAAFALAEPEGSEVIVERFIDGVEHRILVVGGKVVAATKGETVSVYGNGTATLGELVDVLNQDPRRGPEQEYPLDWINLEAGAVKLELKRQNVTAGSVIPKGQAVLLQRNGNMAIDCTDEVHPDVAYYAALAAKIVGLDIAGMDMILKDVSQPMQGQGAILEVNAGPGLLMHLKPTNGAPRPVGMAIADHLFPRSEEDNDAGRIPIVGVVGTRENAFVARLVGWLLQLSGKRTGVASSEGMFLANRQTQKTDTANWAGAHRLLTNRLAEAAVIQTTSRSILEEGLAYDRCLIGVVTDMDGYETLTDHDVHEAGQMRRVIRTQIDVVLSHGAGVLNADLPEVAELAELCDGEVILYTLDADNAAVAAHRQAQENGRAVLVKGHNVVLATGAQERVLGTLDTLALPGGRRPDTPALLAAIATAWALDISPDLIGAGIKTFEYSTAAGATA, from the coding sequence ATGGCGAAACTCAACGATATCCAACTCCTGCGCACCAACTTCCTGCGAGGCCCCAGTGTCTGGACCTATCGCCCGGTGCTCGAGGTCTGGTTGGATCTGGGAGAACTCGAAGACTATCCGTCCAACAAGATCCCTGGCCTCAACGAGCGCCTGACGAGCTGGCTGCCCGACCTGATCGAGCATACCTGCGGCGTCGGCGAGCGCGGGGGTTTCATCCAGCGCCTCGAAGGCGGCACCTGGATGGGCCATGTGCTCGAGCACGTGATCATCGAGCTGCTGAACCTGGCCGGCTTGCCCGCCGAGTTCGGCCAGACGCGTGAGATCTCGCAGCGCGGCGTCTACCGCATGGTGTTCCGCTGCCCCGAGGAGGCCGTGGCGCGCGTGGCCCTGGAATACGGCCACAAGCTGCTGATGGCGGCCATCAACGACGAGCCGTTCGACCTCAAGCCGGCGATCCACGCCATCAAGACCGCGATCAACGACCGCTACCTGGGCCCCTCGACCGGCTGCATCGTCGACGCCGCGGCCGAGCGCCGCATTCCGCATATCCGGCTCAACGACGGCAACCTGGTGCAGCTCGGCTATGGCGCCGCCCAGCGCCGCATCTGGACGGCCGAATCCGACCAGACCAGCGCCATCGCCGAAGGCATCGCCCAGGACAAGGACTTCACCAAGCGCCTGCTGGCCGCGTGCGGCGTGCCCGTGCCCGAAGGCCAGGTCGTGGCCAACGCCGATGAAGCCTGGGAAGTCGCGCAGGAGATCGGCACGCCCGTGACCGTCAAGCCGTCCGACGGCAACCATGCGCGCGGCGTGACGCTGGAGCTGCATGACGAGGCCGACATCAAGGCCGCATTTGCACTGGCCGAACCCGAAGGCTCGGAGGTGATCGTCGAGAGGTTCATCGATGGCGTCGAGCACCGCATCCTGGTGGTCGGCGGCAAGGTCGTTGCCGCGACCAAGGGCGAGACCGTGAGCGTCTACGGCAACGGCACGGCGACGCTGGGCGAGCTGGTCGACGTGCTCAACCAGGACCCGCGCCGCGGCCCCGAGCAGGAATACCCGCTCGACTGGATCAACCTCGAGGCCGGCGCCGTGAAGCTCGAACTCAAGCGCCAGAACGTCACGGCCGGCTCGGTCATTCCCAAGGGCCAGGCGGTGCTGCTGCAGCGCAACGGCAACATGGCCATCGACTGCACCGACGAAGTGCACCCCGATGTCGCGTACTACGCGGCGCTGGCGGCGAAGATCGTCGGGCTCGACATCGCCGGCATGGACATGATCCTCAAGGACGTGTCCCAGCCCATGCAGGGCCAGGGTGCGATCCTCGAAGTCAACGCCGGCCCGGGCCTGCTGATGCACCTCAAGCCGACCAACGGCGCGCCGCGCCCGGTGGGCATGGCCATTGCCGACCACCTGTTCCCGCGCAGCGAGGAAGACAACGACGCGGGCCGCATTCCAATCGTCGGCGTGGTCGGCACGCGCGAGAACGCGTTTGTCGCCCGCCTGGTCGGCTGGCTGCTGCAGCTGTCGGGCAAGCGCACCGGCGTGGCCAGCAGCGAAGGCATGTTCCTGGCCAACCGCCAGACGCAGAAGACCGATACCGCCAACTGGGCCGGAGCGCACCGCCTGCTGACCAACCGCCTGGCCGAGGCCGCGGTGATCCAGACCACCTCGCGCTCGATTCTCGAGGAAGGCCTGGCCTATGACCGCTGCCTGATCGGCGTGGTCACCGACATGGACGGCTACGAAACCCTGACCGACCACGACGTGCACGAAGCCGGCCAGATGCGCCGCGTGATCCGCACGCAGATCGACGTGGTGCTGTCGCATGGCGCGGGCGTGCTCAATGCCGACCTGCCCGAAGTCGCCGAACTGGCCGAGCTGTGCGACGGCGAAGTCATCCTCTACACGCTGGACGCGGACAATGCCGCCGTGGCCGCGCACCGCCAGGCGCAGGAAAACGGCCGCGCGGTGCTGGTCAAGGGCCATAACGTGGTGCTGGCCACGGGCGCGCAGGAGCGCGTGCTCGGCACGCTGGACACGCTGGCGCTGCCCGGCGGCCGACGCCCCGACACGCCGGCCCTGCTGGCGGCCATTGCCACCGCCTGGGCGCTCGATATCTCGCCCGACCTGATCGGCGCCGGCATCAAGACCTTCGAATACTCCACGGCCGCAGGCGCCACGGCCTGA
- a CDS encoding ATP-binding protein, with protein sequence MKNPVSLRCDLHGTVQELPAFFAQLENWAEVCQLPMGGTAKLGLMLDELLTNVAVHAYANQGGPVSVQVELPAPDQVLVVLRDQGPAFDPTGIPAPDLDMALEDRKMGGLGVHFVRRLAQRFDYRRDGDCNEVTLGYSLLSNASR encoded by the coding sequence ATGAAGAATCCAGTTTCCCTGCGTTGCGATCTGCACGGCACGGTCCAGGAATTGCCGGCTTTTTTCGCGCAGCTGGAGAACTGGGCCGAGGTTTGCCAACTGCCCATGGGCGGCACCGCCAAGCTGGGCCTGATGCTCGATGAGCTGCTGACCAACGTCGCCGTGCATGCCTATGCCAACCAGGGCGGGCCGGTATCGGTGCAGGTGGAGCTGCCGGCACCGGACCAGGTGCTGGTCGTGCTGCGCGACCAGGGCCCGGCGTTCGATCCCACCGGCATTCCGGCGCCGGATCTGGACATGGCGTTGGAGGACAGAAAAATGGGCGGCTTGGGAGTGCATTTCGTGCGCAGGCTGGCCCAGCGCTTCGACTATCGCCGCGACGGCGATTGCAACGAGGTGACGTTGGGCTATTCGTTGCTGAGTAACGCCTCTCGCTGA